A DNA window from Acidobacteriota bacterium contains the following coding sequences:
- a CDS encoding NAD(P)H-dependent oxidoreductase subunit E, with protein sequence MLVVSEQLDNFFTEKMKEYPTRRSFLVPMLLYTQDELGYLSPEAISYLAEKVDLTELEIRNVISYYSMLTMKPRGRFNVQVCTNISCMLRGGEEIFAHCKQQLGVGHKQTTADKMFTLEEVECIGACSWAPAMQVNYDFHENLTPAKVDRILESYEKKATQ encoded by the coding sequence ATGCTCGTGGTCTCAGAACAACTCGACAACTTCTTCACCGAAAAGATGAAGGAGTATCCCACCCGCCGGTCGTTCCTCGTTCCCATGCTGCTCTACACGCAGGACGAACTGGGCTACCTGTCGCCGGAAGCGATCTCCTATCTCGCCGAGAAGGTAGACCTGACCGAGCTCGAGATCCGCAACGTGATCAGCTACTACTCCATGCTCACGATGAAACCGCGTGGACGCTTTAACGTGCAGGTGTGCACCAACATCAGCTGCATGCTGCGCGGCGGCGAAGAGATCTTCGCACACTGCAAGCAGCAACTCGGCGTGGGGCACAAACAGACGACCGCCGACAAGATGTTCACGCTCGAAGAGGTCGAGTGCATCGGCGCGTGCTCCTGGGCGCCCGCCATGCAGGTGAATTACGACTTCCACGAGAACCTCACGCCGGCCAAGGTCGACCGGATCCTGGAATCGTACGAGAAGAAAGCGACGCAATAG
- the nuoD gene encoding NADH dehydrogenase (quinone) subunit D: protein MAHLSPTPVLDAAQDRTMILNMGPQHPSTHGVLRLLLEIDGETIVRMAPDIGYLHTGIEKTCEAKFYQQVVPLTDRIDYLCPMTNNLCYVLAVEKLLGLEIPPRAQWVRVMLNELTRISSHLVWLGTHALDIGAMSVFLYCFREREDCMRLFEAVSGQRMMTSYFRVGGLALDLPLGFLDRVRTFANKFPERVDEYEDLLTSNPIWERRTKGVARMSAEDALALGVTGPALRASGVDLDLRRDMPYSSYERFKFDVPISQDGDVFARYLLRVKEMRESTKIMQQALDGMPTGAIKADAPKVVLPDREKMKTQMEALIYHFKIVTEGFNVPAGEVYQAIESPRGEMGYYVVSDGTSKPYRVHMRSPSFANLQALAKMCEGKLIADVVAAIGSIDIVLGEIDR, encoded by the coding sequence ATGGCACACCTCTCGCCCACACCCGTGCTCGACGCCGCGCAAGACCGCACCATGATCCTCAACATGGGGCCGCAGCATCCCTCCACCCACGGCGTGCTGCGCCTGCTGCTCGAGATCGATGGCGAGACCATCGTGCGCATGGCCCCCGACATCGGCTACCTGCACACCGGGATCGAGAAGACCTGCGAGGCCAAGTTCTACCAGCAGGTGGTGCCGCTCACCGACCGCATCGACTACCTGTGTCCCATGACCAACAACCTCTGCTATGTGCTGGCGGTCGAGAAGCTGCTCGGCCTCGAGATCCCGCCGCGCGCGCAGTGGGTCCGCGTGATGCTCAACGAGCTCACCCGCATCAGCTCGCACCTGGTCTGGCTGGGTACGCATGCGCTCGATATCGGCGCGATGTCCGTATTCCTCTACTGCTTCCGCGAGCGCGAAGACTGCATGCGTCTCTTCGAGGCCGTCAGCGGACAGCGCATGATGACTTCCTACTTCCGCGTCGGAGGCCTCGCGCTCGACCTGCCGCTCGGCTTTCTCGACCGCGTGCGCACCTTCGCCAACAAGTTTCCCGAGCGCGTGGACGAATACGAGGACTTGCTGACCTCGAATCCCATCTGGGAGCGCCGCACCAAGGGCGTGGCTCGCATGTCCGCCGAAGATGCGCTCGCGCTCGGCGTCACCGGACCGGCTTTGCGGGCCTCGGGCGTAGACCTCGACCTGCGCCGCGACATGCCGTATTCCAGCTATGAGAGATTCAAGTTCGATGTCCCCATCTCACAAGACGGAGACGTCTTCGCGCGCTACCTGCTCCGAGTAAAAGAAATGCGCGAGTCCACCAAGATCATGCAGCAGGCACTCGACGGCATGCCCACCGGCGCGATCAAGGCTGACGCGCCCAAGGTCGTGCTGCCCGACCGCGAGAAGATGAAGACGCAGATGGAAGCGCTCATCTACCACTTCAAGATCGTTACCGAAGGCTTCAACGTCCCTGCCGGCGAGGTCTACCAGGCCATCGAGTCGCCGCGCGGCGAGATGGGCTACTACGTGGTGAGCGATGGCACGTCGAAACCTTACCGCGTCCACATGCGCTCGCCTTCTTTTGCCAACTTGCAAGCGCTGGCCAAGATGTGCGAAGGCAAGCTCATCGCCGACGTCGTCGCTGCCATCGGCTCCATCGACATCGTGCTCGGAGAAATAGACCGCTAA
- a CDS encoding NADH-quinone oxidoreductase subunit C has translation MPLTPAVTGVDALKDRPELARLLAAAAAAIPDAKFDRDELTIWVDRAFIREAVALLRDDTELRYDFLSDVTCVDWHPVSPRFEVVYHLLSIPRKARVRLKVRLVEDEAVESITSVWPAANFFEREIFDLFGIRFVGHPDLNRILMPEDWEGHPLRKDYPVEGYR, from the coding sequence ATGCCGCTCACGCCCGCCGTCACCGGAGTCGACGCGCTCAAGGACCGTCCTGAGCTCGCGCGCCTGCTCGCCGCCGCCGCCGCCGCGATCCCGGACGCCAAGTTCGATCGTGACGAGCTGACCATCTGGGTGGACCGCGCGTTCATCCGCGAGGCTGTCGCCCTGCTGCGTGACGACACCGAGCTGCGCTACGATTTTCTCTCCGACGTCACCTGCGTGGACTGGCATCCCGTGTCGCCGCGCTTCGAGGTCGTCTACCACCTGCTCTCCATCCCGCGCAAAGCGCGCGTGCGGCTGAAGGTCCGCCTGGTCGAGGACGAAGCGGTGGAGTCCATCACCAGCGTGTGGCCGGCGGCGAACTTCTTCGAACGCGAGATCTTCGATCTGTTCGGCATCCGCTTCGTCGGTCATCCCGACCTCAACCGCATCCTCATGCCGGAAGATTGGGAAGGCCATCCGCTGCGCAAGGACTACCCGGTCGAGGGATATCGCTGA
- the ndhC gene encoding NADH-quinone oxidoreductase subunit A, producing MPDNYLARYLPLLIQFLLVAAIAGGMVTLSWLIGQHKPSAAKLMPYECGMAPVGDARQRFSVKFYLVAMVFILFDVEAIFLYPWAVIFRELKMFGFWEMLVYVLVVLGGFVYVWKKGVFDWSQADRDQIVALPDRAPAGSR from the coding sequence ATGCCGGACAACTATCTCGCCCGCTACCTCCCGTTGCTCATCCAGTTCCTGCTTGTGGCGGCCATTGCGGGCGGCATGGTCACGCTTTCCTGGCTCATCGGGCAGCACAAACCCTCCGCCGCCAAGCTCATGCCGTATGAGTGCGGCATGGCCCCGGTGGGCGACGCCCGCCAGCGTTTCTCGGTAAAGTTCTATCTCGTCGCCATGGTGTTCATCCTGTTCGACGTGGAAGCCATCTTCCTTTATCCCTGGGCGGTCATCTTCCGCGAGCTGAAGATGTTCGGCTTCTGGGAGATGCTGGTGTACGTCCTGGTCGTGCTTGGCGGCTTCGTCTACGTCTGGAAAAAAGGCGTGTTCGACTGGTCGCAGGCCGACCGTGATCAGATCGTCGCGCTTCCCGACCGCGCGCCCGCAGGGAGCCGCTAG